Within the Corynebacterium tuberculostearicum genome, the region GCGCCAAGCACTCGGGCTCCACCGGAGAACGCAATGAATGGGGCAACCCGGCCGAGCGCTTCGAGCGCTATGGCGCGCAGCGCGTCTACAACCCCTCCGCCTTCCATACCGTACGGTACTTCTAATGCGGCTTATCCTCGCCTCCCAATCACCCTCGCGCGCGTCTATCCTGCGCGGCGCGGGCGTGGAGCCCGTTTTGGAGCCGGCCGATATTGACGAGCGCTCCCTCGAAGCCTCGCTCGCGGGCCACCCGCCGGCCGATATCGTGGCGGCCCTCGCCACCGCCAAGGCTGAAAAGGTGGCCGAACGCTACCCCACCGAGCCCGTCATCGGCGGCGATTCCATGCTGCTGCTCGACGGCGAGCTACAAGGCAAGCCCCTTACTGAGGAAGCCACCATTGAGCGCTGGCACCAGCAAGCCGGCCGCACAGCCGAGCTGCTGACCGGCCACTGCCTTATCTTTGGCGATAAGCGCCATGTGGAAACGTCCACCACCACGGTGCACTTTGCCCAGGCCAGCAAGGCCG harbors:
- a CDS encoding acyl-CoA carboxylase subunit epsilon → MSTPEIKVVKGNPTEDELAALRAVLAQMSAKHSGSTGERNEWGNPAERFERYGAQRVYNPSAFHTVRYF
- a CDS encoding Maf family protein; the protein is MRLILASQSPSRASILRGAGVEPVLEPADIDERSLEASLAGHPPADIVAALATAKAEKVAERYPTEPVIGGDSMLLLDGELQGKPLTEEATIERWHQQAGRTAELLTGHCLIFGDKRHVETSTTTVHFAQASKADIAAYAHSGEPLHCAGAFTLEAMGGWFIDRIEGDPSSVIGLSLPVVRRALYAFDLNVSDFW